TGGAAGAGGTAGGAGAACTTGCCGAAGCCATTCGCAGAGAAGAGCCTGAGAACATAGAAGAGGAACTTTCAGACTGCTTTGCCTGGATAGGAGCTCTTGCCAACCTTTACGGAGTCGATCTGGAAAAGGCATTCCTTAAAAAGTACCCCGGGGTCTGTCCCACCTGCAAGCAAAAGCCCTGTATCTGTACAGATTAAGTACAGGTTATATAGCAGTACTTCCGGCATGAAGAGAGCCTGAAACTCAGAACTTTTTATTTTAAGAATCTTTGTTTGCCGGAGAGATATTTTCCAGGCTTCAGTTAATTCGAGACTTTACTCTTTGGTTTTCTTTCCTTTAATTATTATATTAACTCTCAGATATTTTGAGATACTTTTTTATTTATTAGAGGTAATCTCTTATCTGAAATTTATTCTTTATTTATCGGGGTAATAAAAGATGTCAGAGACACAAACTATGGAAGTTCTTGAAGGCTTGCAATTGAAGATCCTGAACAATACCGAGGAGAACTTTGTGCTTCAGGCTCAGAAGATTGAAAAAGGGATGTACAAAAAAGGCCACACGGCTCCGGAAAATGTCGGGTCCTATGAGGAAAAAAGCTTTGAGCTCGTTGCATGTGAAGGGAGCTGTGAGGGTGGAGCGGATATTGAAGGCTGGATCAAGTATGGCATAGGGTGCTCGGAAGGATACTTCAAAATACACTTCAAATATACAGGAAAGCAGGACAAAGTCAGCTATTCCTGTGAATCCCACATGCACGATGGAAAAGTACTCTGCGAGACCTCAAAAGATCAGGAAAACAGCAGGATTGTGACCTGGATAGTTGGACCAAAGGTATAAACCCGAAAGAATTTCTTTTTGGATTCTGTCGGCAACACTATTCATAACCCCTATTATTTTGGCTCGGTCACAACCCTGGTTGTAAATCGCAACCTTGGTTGTGATTTAGTGTTTTTTAGCAGAGCATTTTGTTTGTTCTGCTAACTTACCCAATTATACCCCAATTATACCCGGAAGTTTAGAAAAAAGAAGTTCCAATAAAGAAATTTTATATAACGTTTTTCAAGTACTTTTTGAAATCTGTAGGAAAACAAATCC
The genomic region above belongs to Methanosarcina horonobensis HB-1 = JCM 15518 and contains:
- a CDS encoding MazG nucleotide pyrophosphohydrolase domain-containing protein, which produces MEISEFQKLMHELYAHNDRRRGGKATMLWLVEEVGELAEAIRREEPENIEEELSDCFAWIGALANLYGVDLEKAFLKKYPGVCPTCKQKPCICTD